A portion of the Poecile atricapillus isolate bPoeAtr1 chromosome 7, bPoeAtr1.hap1, whole genome shotgun sequence genome contains these proteins:
- the NOTCH2 gene encoding neurogenic locus notch homolog protein 2 isoform X3 encodes MARGAGPALAALLALVLAVLRRAEPAAALQCMDDSKPCVNEGKCIPYQNGTGYCKCREGFLGDYCQYRNPCESNTCKNGGTCEAASLIGKPTCRCAPGFTGEECQYSESHLCYVSQPCLNGGTCHPHGQDTYECVCLPGFTGKECQWIDACTSQPCANGSTCTVSGNKFSCSCLAGYTGQRCEIDVNECGTPGLCQHGGTCVNLPGSYRCQCRPGYTGHRCESVYVPCSPSPCMNGGTCHQTSDFTFECNCLPGFEGSVCGHNVDDCPNHKCLNGGVCVDGVNTYNCRCPPQWTDLFTCLVFP; translated from the exons ctctgcagtgtATGGATGACTCCAAGCCATGTGTTAATGAGGGAAAGTGCATTCCGTATCAAAATGGTACAGGATATTGCAA GTGTCGAGAAGGTTTTCTTGGAGACTACTGTCAGTACAGGAACCCCTGTGAGAGCAACACCTGCAAGAACGGGGGAACCTGTGAAGCTGCATCCCTGATAGGAAAACCAACGTGCAGATGTGCTCCAGGATTCACGGGGGAGGAATGCCAGTACTCAGAATCTCACCTCTGCTacgtgtcccagccctgcctgaacGGAGGCACTTGTCACCCCCACGGCCAGGACACCTACGAGTGCGTCTGTCTTCCCGGTTTCACAG GAAAGGAATGCCAGTGGATTGATGCCTGCACATCTCAACCTTGTGCCAATGGAAGTACCTGCACGGTGTCTGGGAATAAgttctcctgctcctgcctggctggcTACACGGGGCAGAGGTGTGAGATAGACGTGAATGAGTGTGGCACGCCGGGGCTGTGCCAGCACGGTGGCACCTGTGTCAACCTGCCCGGCTCCTACCGCTGCCAGTGCAGGCCTGGCTACACGGGGCACCGCTGCGAGAGCGTCTACGTGCCCTGCTCGCCGTCCCCCTGCATGAACGGGGGCACCTGCCACCAAACCAGCGACTTCACCTTCGAGTGCAACTGCCTGCCAG GTTTCGAGGGAAGCGTCTGTGGACACAACGTGGACGACTGCCCGAACCACAAGTGCCTGAACGGGGGCGTTTGTGTGGATGGAGTGAACACCTACAACTGCCGCTGCCCACCCCAGTGGACAG ATCTTTTCACTTGTTTGGTATTTCCCTGA